In Providencia zhijiangensis, a single window of DNA contains:
- the mdtC gene encoding multidrug efflux RND transporter permease subunit MdtC gives MKRFFALFISRPVATTLISVAITLCGALSFLFLPVAPLPQVDYPVIRVTASLPGASPETMASSIATPLERSLGSIAGLNEMTSSSSLGRTSITLEFDLTKDINNAAREVQAALNAAQNLLPSGMPSRPRYYKSNPSDAPIMILTLTSKTLSTGEMYDVASTRLAQRIAQIDGVSEVAVGGGSLPAVRVELNPTALFNQGVSLDAVRSAISSANVRQPQGYINNDDNRYQVQTNDELKKAADYRPIIVHYSNGNAVKLSDVAVVKDSVQDVRAAGMSSGEPAILIIIRREAGANIIETVKRIREELPEFKDMIPAAIDLQVAQDRTPTIKASLAEVERALMIAIALVILVVLLFLRSGRATLIPAIAVPVSLIGTFTAMYLCGFSLNNLSLMALTVATGFVVDDAIVVLENISRHIENGRKPFIAAVKGVSEVGFTVVSMSISLVAVFIPLLLMDGLVGRLFREFAITLSTAIAISLIISLTLTPMMCAHLLKKRGAANTKQRGFGRVLIRLQESYGVTLNWVLSHRRSVLAVLIAAIGLNVYLYISIPKAFFPEQDTGRLLGFVRADQSISFQSMKQKMTSFMQQVKADPAVDSVTGFTGGSRVNSGSMFISLKPLDERKESANSVINRLRMKLANEPGANLFMMPVQDIRVGGRQSEASYQFTLLADELDALRSWEPAIRRALGDLPQLTDVNSDKEDKGAEMALTYDRDLMAQLGIDVRDANNLLNNAFGQRQISTIYEAMNQYKVVMEVAPEYTQDVSSLDKMFVVNKQGEAIPLSYFARWQPANAPLSVNHQGLSAASTISFNVADGYTLNDAIVAVEKTMTALGVPSAVRGTFAGTAQVFQDTLKSQLFLILAAIVTVYLVLGILYESYIHPLTILSTLPSAGVGALLALELFDTPFSLIALIGIMLLIGIVMKNAIIMVDFALQAQRNGNLSAKEAILRASLLRFRPILMTTLAAIFGALPLMLGTGDGAELRQPLGIAIVGGLVMSQLLTLFTTPVVYLSFDSLRQRFSRKAPSMQEKSHEA, from the coding sequence ATGAAACGCTTCTTTGCTTTATTTATTAGCCGTCCGGTGGCGACCACGTTAATCAGTGTCGCCATTACCCTGTGCGGTGCATTGAGCTTTCTATTTTTACCTGTGGCGCCATTGCCACAGGTAGACTACCCTGTGATAAGAGTGACAGCGTCACTTCCAGGTGCCTCTCCTGAAACTATGGCCTCCTCCATCGCGACACCGCTTGAGCGCTCATTAGGTAGTATTGCTGGATTAAATGAGATGACCTCGAGCAGTTCGTTAGGACGAACCTCCATTACCTTAGAGTTTGATTTAACCAAAGATATCAATAATGCCGCGCGGGAAGTACAAGCAGCGTTGAATGCCGCACAAAACTTATTACCTAGCGGTATGCCAAGCCGCCCTCGTTACTATAAATCAAACCCATCTGACGCGCCGATCATGATTTTAACCCTCACATCAAAAACCCTCAGTACAGGGGAAATGTATGATGTGGCGTCTACACGCTTAGCTCAGCGTATCGCGCAAATCGATGGGGTCAGTGAAGTTGCAGTAGGGGGTGGTTCTCTTCCTGCTGTGCGTGTGGAACTCAACCCAACAGCCCTATTTAATCAAGGGGTTTCCCTTGATGCTGTGCGCTCTGCCATCAGTAGTGCTAACGTGCGCCAACCACAAGGCTATATCAATAATGACGATAATCGCTACCAAGTTCAGACTAACGACGAACTGAAAAAAGCCGCCGATTACCGTCCAATTATTGTCCATTACAGTAATGGCAATGCCGTCAAACTCAGTGATGTCGCCGTCGTAAAAGACTCTGTCCAAGATGTGCGAGCCGCAGGGATGTCCAGTGGTGAACCCGCAATTTTGATCATCATTCGCCGCGAAGCGGGTGCCAATATCATTGAAACGGTCAAACGCATTCGCGAGGAACTCCCAGAATTTAAGGATATGATCCCCGCCGCCATTGATTTACAGGTTGCCCAAGATAGAACTCCGACCATCAAAGCATCGTTGGCAGAAGTCGAACGAGCATTAATGATTGCGATTGCGCTGGTGATCCTCGTCGTATTGCTATTTTTACGTTCAGGTCGTGCCACTTTAATTCCCGCCATTGCTGTGCCTGTCTCGTTAATTGGTACTTTTACTGCCATGTATTTATGCGGGTTCAGCCTCAATAACTTGTCATTAATGGCCTTAACCGTCGCCACCGGATTTGTGGTGGATGATGCCATCGTGGTATTGGAGAACATTTCTCGGCACATTGAAAATGGTCGAAAACCGTTTATCGCGGCTGTTAAAGGGGTTTCTGAGGTTGGCTTTACCGTCGTTTCGATGAGTATTTCTTTAGTGGCGGTGTTTATTCCACTGTTACTGATGGATGGATTAGTTGGGCGATTATTCCGCGAATTTGCCATTACGCTCTCGACTGCCATCGCGATATCACTGATTATCTCCCTAACGTTAACCCCGATGATGTGCGCACATTTACTGAAAAAACGCGGCGCGGCCAATACCAAGCAACGAGGATTTGGACGCGTTCTTATTCGGTTACAAGAAAGTTACGGCGTCACGTTAAATTGGGTGTTATCTCATCGTCGCAGTGTGCTGGCGGTGCTGATTGCGGCAATTGGCTTGAATGTTTATCTGTATATTTCGATCCCTAAAGCCTTTTTCCCAGAGCAAGATACAGGACGTTTGCTGGGATTCGTTCGAGCAGACCAAAGCATCTCATTCCAGTCAATGAAGCAAAAAATGACTAGCTTTATGCAGCAAGTAAAAGCGGATCCTGCCGTGGATAGCGTCACTGGATTTACGGGCGGCAGCCGCGTCAACAGTGGCTCTATGTTTATCTCCTTAAAGCCACTGGATGAGCGCAAAGAGAGTGCTAACAGCGTGATTAACCGCTTGCGCATGAAACTGGCGAACGAACCCGGTGCCAACTTATTTATGATGCCCGTGCAAGATATTCGCGTGGGAGGACGTCAATCCGAAGCCAGCTATCAATTTACTCTGTTAGCCGACGAGCTGGATGCATTACGTTCATGGGAGCCCGCTATTCGCCGAGCGCTGGGGGATTTACCTCAGTTAACCGATGTGAACTCCGATAAAGAAGATAAAGGCGCGGAGATGGCATTAACCTATGACCGCGATTTGATGGCGCAACTGGGGATCGATGTGCGTGATGCAAACAATCTGCTCAACAACGCCTTTGGTCAACGTCAAATTTCTACCATTTATGAAGCTATGAACCAATATAAAGTGGTGATGGAAGTGGCGCCGGAATATACCCAAGACGTCAGTTCGCTGGATAAAATGTTTGTGGTGAATAAACAAGGAGAAGCGATCCCCCTCTCCTATTTTGCTCGCTGGCAGCCCGCCAATGCACCCTTAAGTGTTAACCACCAAGGGTTATCAGCCGCGTCCACCATTTCCTTTAACGTGGCAGACGGTTATACCTTAAATGATGCCATTGTGGCGGTGGAGAAAACCATGACCGCTTTAGGCGTTCCCTCGGCGGTGCGTGGCACTTTCGCCGGAACCGCCCAAGTTTTCCAAGATACCTTAAAATCTCAATTGTTTTTAATTTTAGCGGCGATTGTCACGGTCTATTTGGTACTGGGTATTTTGTATGAAAGTTATATTCACCCACTTACCATTCTGTCGACACTGCCATCCGCAGGTGTCGGTGCGTTATTAGCCTTGGAATTATTTGATACGCCATTTAGCCTCATTGCCTTAATCGGCATTATGTTGCTTATTGGTATTGTGATGAAAAACGCCATTATCATGGTGGATTTTGCTCTTCAAGCCCAACGCAATGGGAACTTATCGGCGAAAGAGGCTATTTTACGCGCGAGCCTGCTGCGTTTTAGGCCGATTTTAATGACCACCCTTGCTGCGATTTTTGGGGCGCTCCCTTTGATGCTAGGCACGGGTGATGGCGCAGAGTTACGACAACCGCTGGGGATCGCGATTGTCGGTGGTTTGGTTATGAGCCAACTGCTGACCCTATTCACCACTCCGGTGGTGTATCTCAGTTTTGATAGTTTGAGACAGCGTTTTTCACGCAAAGCGCCTTCAATGCAGGAGAAATCCCATGAAGCTTAA
- the baeS gene encoding two-component system sensor histidine kinase BaeS codes for MKLKLTSLSTRLFIAIFATCLLLVAIMHQGVRMGFQHGFIDYIKENDQQRAELLALALAEQYEEEESWRFLAVDERMFFRILRNVDNQHQGQGHGGGHKRMRGMFWVYDTKDNLIWGRDLPPPDQVIRVPVKTNRGATVGWLVASYESGISNQLDQRFDTQQMHISWVIAGLSLFVALLVTLFLARGFLKPITRLLEGTQQLAKGNFSARVSEVGQDELGQLAKDFNHLASTLEKNEQMRRDYMADISHELRTPLSVLRGELEAVQDGVRQATPETINSLLNETQTLIKLVNDLHQLSLSDRGSLVYRMESIDIIPIIEMNLGQAKWRLEDRQLALETQFSAHSHLFADPDRINQLFYNLMENSLRYTDPHGKIAVNVSQHDQQLVITWEDSAPGLSVEQCQRLFERFYRVEVSRNRASGGSGLGLAICYNIVEAHNGTISAAPSPLGGVKITIQLPIATQEEQ; via the coding sequence ATGAAGCTTAAACTCACAAGCCTCAGCACTCGGTTATTTATCGCTATCTTTGCCACCTGTTTGCTGCTGGTGGCTATCATGCACCAAGGCGTCAGAATGGGCTTCCAGCATGGTTTTATTGACTATATTAAAGAGAATGACCAACAACGTGCTGAGCTACTCGCTTTAGCGCTTGCCGAACAATATGAGGAAGAAGAAAGTTGGCGTTTTTTGGCGGTCGATGAGCGGATGTTTTTCCGTATTTTACGCAATGTCGATAATCAGCACCAAGGGCAAGGTCATGGCGGTGGTCATAAGCGAATGCGTGGTATGTTTTGGGTTTATGACACCAAAGACAACCTGATTTGGGGGCGTGACCTCCCCCCACCGGATCAAGTCATCCGCGTGCCCGTCAAAACGAACCGAGGCGCAACCGTCGGCTGGCTAGTCGCCAGTTATGAAAGTGGGATCAGCAACCAATTAGACCAACGTTTCGATACCCAGCAGATGCACATTAGCTGGGTAATTGCAGGGTTATCGCTGTTCGTGGCGCTGCTAGTGACCCTATTTTTAGCTCGCGGCTTTTTAAAGCCCATCACCCGATTGCTGGAAGGTACTCAACAACTCGCTAAAGGTAATTTCAGTGCGCGGGTGTCTGAGGTTGGTCAAGATGAGTTGGGACAGCTGGCGAAAGACTTTAACCATCTCGCCTCTACCTTGGAAAAAAATGAGCAAATGCGCCGCGATTATATGGCGGATATTTCCCATGAATTACGTACCCCGCTCTCCGTTTTACGCGGCGAACTTGAAGCCGTGCAAGACGGTGTGCGCCAAGCAACACCTGAAACCATCAATTCCCTACTCAATGAGACTCAAACACTGATAAAACTGGTCAATGACCTGCATCAGCTTTCGTTATCCGATAGAGGCTCCTTGGTTTACCGTATGGAATCTATCGATATTATCCCGATTATTGAGATGAATTTAGGGCAAGCCAAATGGCGATTGGAAGATAGGCAGCTAGCGTTAGAAACTCAATTTTCTGCCCATTCCCATCTATTTGCTGACCCTGATCGCATCAACCAACTGTTTTATAATTTGATGGAAAACAGCCTGCGCTATACCGATCCTCACGGTAAAATTGCCGTCAACGTGAGCCAACATGACCAACAATTAGTGATCACGTGGGAAGATAGCGCACCGGGATTAAGTGTTGAACAGTGCCAGCGTCTGTTTGAACGATTTTACCGTGTGGAAGTTTCTCGTAACCGTGCGAGTGGCGGCTCAGGTTTGGGGCTGGCGATTTGCTATAATATTGTCGAAGCCCATAACGGGACTATTTCTGCGGCACCCTCTCCACTCGGTGGCGTGAAGATAACCATTCAACTTCCCATTGCGACGCAGGAGGAGCAATAG
- the baeR gene encoding two-component system response regulator BaeR — protein MSLSESPLLGANSAHVLIVEDEPKLGQLLFDYLQAAGYVPALLMRGDEVIPYVQKHFPDLILLDLMLPGLDGISVCRELRKFSDVPVIMVTAKTEEIDRLLGLEIGADDYVCKPFSPREVVARVKTILRRCQRAPSSVGSQETQLVIDENAFQVRYGDKLLELTPAEFRLLKFLSDNAGTVFSRDQLLDILYDDHRVVTDRTIDSHVKNLRRKLESLDDEKTFIRSIYGLGYRWDDI, from the coding sequence GTGTCTTTGTCTGAATCCCCTTTATTGGGAGCCAATAGCGCCCATGTTCTGATTGTTGAAGACGAACCTAAACTTGGGCAGTTACTGTTTGATTATCTGCAAGCGGCTGGCTATGTTCCCGCCTTGCTGATGCGCGGTGATGAAGTCATCCCCTATGTACAAAAGCACTTTCCTGACCTGATTTTATTAGATTTGATGTTACCAGGACTCGATGGTATTTCAGTCTGTCGTGAACTGCGTAAATTCAGCGACGTTCCAGTGATTATGGTGACGGCTAAAACGGAAGAAATTGACCGTTTATTAGGGTTGGAAATTGGTGCCGATGACTACGTTTGTAAGCCCTTTAGCCCGCGAGAAGTGGTTGCCCGTGTGAAAACGATTTTGCGCCGTTGCCAAAGAGCCCCTTCTTCTGTGGGAAGCCAAGAGACTCAGCTGGTTATCGATGAAAATGCCTTCCAAGTCCGTTATGGGGATAAATTACTGGAATTGACCCCCGCAGAATTTCGTCTGCTAAAGTTTTTGTCTGATAACGCTGGTACCGTGTTTTCGCGGGATCAATTGCTGGATATTTTGTACGATGACCATCGCGTGGTTACCGACAGAACCATTGATAGCCACGTCAAAAATTTACGCCGTAAGCTCGAATCCCTGGATGACGAAAAAACCTTTATCCGCTCTATCTATGGTTTAGGCTATCGCTGGGACGACATCTAA
- the yegQ gene encoding tRNA 5-hydroxyuridine modification protein YegQ, with protein MFTPELLSPAGSLKNMRYAFAYGADAVYAGQPRYSLRVRNNEFNHENLAKGINEAHELGKKFYVVVNIAPHNAKLKTFIRDLTPVIEMGPDALIMSDPGLIMMVREAFPEMDIHLSVQANAVNWASVKFWKQMGLTRVILSRELSLEEIAEIRQQVPEIELEVFVHGALCMAYSGRCLLSGYINKRDPNQGTCTNACRWEYKVQEGKEDDVGNIVHVHEPIPVKNVAPTLGEGAPTDKVYMIEEAMRPGEYMTAFEDEHGTYIMNSKDLRAIEHVETLTKMGVHSLKIEGRTKSFYYCARTAQVYRRAIDDAVAGKPFDPTLLSTLEGLAHRGYTEGFLRRHTHDAYQTYEYGYSVSDTQQFVGEFTGNRVNGLAEVDVKNKFSVGDSLELMTPSGNIVFTLDALTNRKGESVDVAPGNGHVVYLPIPEDVDVNFGLLIRNLAGTTTRDPHQAQEEKA; from the coding sequence ATGTTTACACCAGAATTATTATCCCCAGCAGGTTCCTTGAAGAACATGCGCTATGCTTTCGCTTACGGTGCCGATGCGGTTTACGCCGGTCAACCTCGTTATAGCTTACGCGTGCGCAATAACGAATTTAACCATGAGAATCTCGCTAAAGGGATCAATGAAGCCCATGAGCTGGGTAAAAAATTCTATGTGGTCGTCAATATCGCGCCACATAACGCCAAGTTAAAAACCTTTATTCGTGACCTCACTCCCGTGATTGAAATGGGCCCCGATGCACTGATTATGTCCGACCCCGGTCTGATTATGATGGTGCGTGAAGCCTTCCCGGAGATGGATATTCACTTATCGGTTCAAGCTAACGCCGTCAACTGGGCTTCCGTGAAATTCTGGAAACAAATGGGATTAACTCGCGTGATTTTATCCCGAGAATTATCGTTGGAAGAGATCGCTGAAATCCGCCAGCAAGTGCCTGAAATTGAGCTGGAAGTCTTTGTACACGGCGCGTTATGTATGGCGTATTCCGGTCGCTGCCTGCTATCTGGTTATATTAATAAGCGTGACCCGAACCAAGGTACCTGTACTAACGCGTGTCGCTGGGAATATAAAGTTCAGGAAGGTAAAGAAGACGATGTGGGTAACATCGTGCATGTCCATGAGCCAATCCCAGTTAAAAACGTAGCGCCAACACTCGGTGAAGGTGCGCCAACTGATAAAGTTTACATGATTGAAGAAGCGATGCGTCCGGGCGAATACATGACAGCCTTTGAAGACGAACACGGCACTTACATCATGAACTCAAAAGATTTACGCGCCATCGAGCACGTTGAAACGCTGACAAAAATGGGCGTTCATTCACTGAAAATCGAAGGCCGTACTAAATCATTCTATTATTGTGCTCGTACTGCCCAAGTCTATCGCCGCGCCATTGATGATGCAGTAGCGGGTAAGCCATTTGACCCAACCCTGCTTTCTACCCTTGAAGGGTTAGCACACCGCGGTTATACCGAAGGTTTCTTACGTCGTCATACCCATGATGCCTACCAAACCTATGAATATGGCTATTCCGTTTCAGATACCCAGCAATTTGTCGGTGAGTTTACAGGTAACCGAGTGAATGGCTTAGCGGAAGTCGATGTGAAGAACAAATTTAGTGTCGGTGATAGCTTAGAGTTAATGACACCGTCAGGTAATATCGTCTTCACTCTGGATGCATTAACTAACCGCAAAGGTGAATCTGTTGATGTGGCTCCTGGCAATGGGCATGTGGTTTATCTGCCGATCCCCGAAGATGTGGATGTAAATTTTGGCTTGTTGATCCGTAATCTTGCGGGAACGACGACTCGAGACCCGCATCAAGCCCAAGAAGAAAAAGCGTAA
- the thiD gene encoding bifunctional hydroxymethylpyrimidine kinase/phosphomethylpyrimidine kinase, whose amino-acid sequence MRVNALTIAGTDPSGGAGIQADLKTFSALGAYGTSVMTALVAQNTQGVQAIHNIPSDFVAAQLNSVLSDVRIDAAKIGMLSNRDNVQVVANALKKTPVPYVVLDTVMVAKSGDPLLLPDAVETLRRELLPMVSLITPNLPEAAVLLDEQMAQTEEQMREQGQRLLQLGCQSVLMKGGHLIDSQSPDWLITPEGEWRFTSVRIDTKNTHGTGCTLSAALAALRPRFANWQQTVVEAKAYLQGALEQADSLEVGSGFGPVHHFHRWW is encoded by the coding sequence ATGAGAGTGAATGCATTAACGATTGCGGGAACGGATCCATCAGGCGGAGCCGGTATTCAAGCAGACCTGAAAACATTTTCCGCACTCGGTGCGTATGGAACCAGTGTGATGACTGCGCTGGTGGCACAAAATACGCAAGGTGTTCAAGCCATCCATAATATCCCTTCAGACTTTGTTGCGGCCCAATTGAACTCTGTTTTAAGTGATGTCCGTATTGATGCCGCGAAAATCGGTATGTTATCTAATCGCGATAATGTCCAAGTGGTCGCCAATGCGTTGAAAAAAACACCCGTACCTTATGTGGTACTCGATACGGTGATGGTAGCCAAAAGTGGAGACCCGCTATTATTACCAGACGCGGTAGAGACCCTAAGACGCGAGCTTTTACCCATGGTTTCGCTGATCACGCCAAATTTGCCGGAAGCAGCTGTATTACTTGATGAGCAAATGGCACAAACTGAAGAACAAATGCGTGAGCAAGGACAACGTTTACTGCAATTGGGTTGCCAAAGTGTCTTGATGAAAGGTGGGCACTTAATCGATTCTCAAAGCCCTGATTGGTTGATCACCCCAGAAGGCGAGTGGCGTTTTACGTCGGTGCGTATCGATACCAAAAATACCCATGGTACAGGATGTACATTATCAGCAGCGTTAGCCGCACTGAGACCGCGTTTTGCGAATTGGCAACAAACGGTTGTGGAAGCAAAAGCCTATTTGCAAGGGGCGTTGGAGCAAGCGGATAGTTTAGAAGTTGGCAGTGGTTTTGGACCTGTACACCATTTTCATCGCTGGTGGTAA